A DNA window from Candidatus Thermoplasmatota archaeon contains the following coding sequences:
- the hypA gene encoding hydrogenase maturation nickel metallochaperone HypA → MHEFSTMANIVGAVMEEGRKHNASRITKVLLEIGELTFLGEEQLRFAFGVLTKDTEMEGAELIIGKVKPKVRCQCGYEGDASYAEKEEFHIQFPILRCPECGDTVEIINGRECLIKNVEIEIEDVSPQG, encoded by the coding sequence ATGCATGAGTTTTCAACCATGGCAAATATTGTGGGCGCCGTCATGGAGGAGGGAAGAAAGCACAATGCAAGCAGGATTACAAAAGTATTGCTTGAGATAGGAGAACTGACTTTTCTGGGAGAGGAGCAGCTCCGTTTTGCATTCGGTGTGCTGACAAAAGATACAGAAATGGAAGGGGCAGAACTTATTATTGGAAAAGTGAAGCCAAAAGTCCGATGCCAATGTGGGTATGAAGGGGATGCATCATATGCCGAGAAGGAAGAATTTCATATTCAATTCCCGATTCTCAGATGCCCCGAATGCGGCGATACCGTCGAAATAATTAACGGAAGAGAATGTTTAATAAAGAACGTGGAGATAGAGATAGAAGATGTTTCACCTCAGGGATAA
- a CDS encoding HypC/HybG/HupF family hydrogenase formation chaperone — protein MCLAIPGKILSIDGNRAKIDYGEGTTRNADVSLVNASVGDYVIVHAGFAIQVLDADEAIKTLALFREVIEAENA, from the coding sequence ATGTGTTTGGCAATACCCGGGAAAATACTGTCCATCGACGGCAATAGGGCAAAAATTGATTACGGTGAGGGGACAACAAGAAATGCTGATGTCTCTCTGGTAAATGCTTCAGTCGGTGACTATGTCATAGTTCATGCGGGATTTGCCATACAGGTTTTGGATGCGGATGAGGCGATAAAAACCCTCGCATTATTCAGGGAAGTGATCGAGGCAGAGAATGCATGA
- a CDS encoding NOB1 family endonuclease, whose product MIAVLDTSAILSGKFCIGKDISKVVTSPSVIDEFSEGGHSYRLMQYAREAGMKVLAPPEDAMEKVREAARLTGDIGLSKADIEVLALAFYLKDDAILFTDDYSIQNVAEHIGVKYKGMLQEGIKKKFYWKWKYKCMGCGRFVESEMDICPVCGGKIKRVRWK is encoded by the coding sequence ATGATAGCGGTACTGGACACATCTGCCATTCTTTCGGGCAAATTCTGCATCGGCAAGGATATAAGCAAAGTAGTAACAAGCCCTTCTGTCATAGATGAATTCAGCGAGGGCGGCCACTCATACCGGCTCATGCAGTATGCGAGAGAGGCAGGAATGAAAGTGTTGGCTCCTCCTGAGGATGCCATGGAGAAAGTGAGGGAAGCGGCGAGGCTTACTGGCGACATCGGTCTTTCTAAAGCAGATATAGAAGTCCTTGCCCTTGCGTTTTACCTGAAGGATGATGCCATTCTGTTTACCGACGACTATTCAATTCAGAACGTTGCAGAGCACATCGGGGTTAAATACAAAGGCATGCTCCAGGAAGGCATAAAAAAGAAATTTTACTGGAAATGGAAATATAAGTGTATGGGGTGCGGAAGATTTGTGGAAAGCGAAATGGACATTTGCCCCGTATGCGGCGGAAAAATAAAAAGGGTGAGATGGAAGTGA